The Patescibacteria group bacterium genome has a segment encoding these proteins:
- a CDS encoding S1 RNA-binding domain-containing protein yields MKATTIKIKEPSSKMEQLLTSKQTKTIPQLGDLVTGKVINIGKNEVLLDIDGLTTGVVRGIEFYDESGEYSNLKIGAEATATVVDLENEKGQIELSFRSAGHQRAWDRLIKLMDKGEEVTVEGVDANKGGLMIKLGQISGFLPVSQLSPKHYPRVEGGNKNKILEKLRQFVGQKLKVKIIAVEEAEEKLIVSEKATIKEEQKQIISKYKTGDVVEGKISGVVDFGAFVEFDDGLEGLVHISELAWKRIDNPRDVVKTGQQIKAEIIDIDDSKISLSIKKLLLDPWKKAVEKYKIGQVVEGEVLKVNPFGLFVKLDEEIHGLAHVSELSSKPNQRPEDLAKPGDKLKLKIVSIEPNDHRLGLSIRALGQKGQDKKEAGKEDKKNEQKKGEGNDKMDKIKESKKRTKEETKDITSKDKVGAKKDSSGENTKKRAR; encoded by the coding sequence ATGAAAGCCACTACTATCAAAATTAAAGAGCCTTCCAGCAAAATGGAACAATTGTTAACCTCTAAACAGACAAAGACTATTCCCCAATTGGGTGATCTGGTTACTGGCAAAGTAATCAATATCGGGAAAAACGAGGTGCTTTTAGACATTGACGGCCTGACCACTGGGGTGGTTAGGGGCATTGAATTTTATGACGAGTCCGGCGAGTATTCCAATTTAAAAATTGGTGCTGAAGCAACCGCCACGGTTGTTGATTTAGAAAACGAGAAGGGGCAAATCGAGCTTTCTTTTAGGTCGGCCGGTCATCAGAGGGCTTGGGATCGACTAATAAAGCTTATGGATAAGGGCGAAGAGGTTACTGTGGAGGGCGTAGACGCTAACAAGGGGGGGTTAATGATTAAGCTGGGGCAGATATCCGGATTTCTGCCGGTTTCCCAGCTCTCCCCTAAGCATTATCCTCGAGTCGAGGGCGGCAATAAAAATAAAATTTTGGAAAAGCTGCGGCAATTTGTCGGTCAAAAACTAAAGGTTAAAATTATTGCTGTGGAAGAGGCTGAGGAAAAACTTATTGTCTCGGAAAAAGCAACCATCAAGGAGGAGCAGAAACAAATAATTTCGAAATATAAGACGGGTGATGTTGTTGAGGGTAAAATTTCCGGAGTGGTAGACTTTGGCGCTTTTGTAGAATTTGACGATGGCCTTGAGGGGCTGGTTCATATTTCCGAACTGGCCTGGAAACGGATTGATAATCCTCGGGACGTTGTTAAAACCGGCCAACAAATTAAAGCGGAAATTATTGATATTGATGATTCTAAAATTTCTCTTTCTATCAAAAAACTTCTTCTTGACCCCTGGAAAAAGGCCGTGGAAAAATATAAAATTGGTCAAGTTGTGGAAGGCGAGGTGCTTAAAGTAAATCCTTTTGGTTTATTCGTTAAACTTGACGAAGAGATTCACGGCTTGGCTCATGTTTCAGAACTTTCTTCAAAACCAAATCAGCGGCCAGAAGACCTTGCTAAACCGGGCGATAAATTGAAACTTAAAATTGTCTCTATTGAGCCCAATGACCATAGATTGGGGCTAAGTATCAGAGCGTTGGGCCAGAAAGGTCAAGATAAAAAAGAGGCGGGGAAGGAAGATAAAAAAAATGAGCAGAAGAAAGGGGAAGGCAATGATAAGATGGACAAAATTAAAGAATCAAAAAAGAGAACCAAGGAGGAAACTAAGGATATTACAAGTAAAGACAAGGTTGGGGCTAAGAAGGACTCTTCAGGAGAAAACACAAAAAAACGGGCTAGATAA